The following coding sequences are from one Candidatus Nitrosopumilus sp. SW window:
- a CDS encoding S-methyl-5'-thioadenosine phosphorylase — translation MEKDVEIGIFGGTGIYDSGLLEDAKEVDIDTPYGKPSDTITVGTFKGRKIAFLPRHGKKHTIPPHMINFKANIWAFKELGVTRIIAPSAVGSLKEALEPGHFVLPSQFLDFTKSRDGSFSEDGKVIHISVADPFCPELQSSIVEVTDNQNMHIHKDCTYVCIEGPRFSTKAESKFYRTTGADIIGMTLVPECQLAREAQICYASISTVTDYDVWAEKPVTAKEVLETLSKNVEGTKKILTELIEKIPKTRSCTCAKALEEAEF, via the coding sequence ATGGAAAAAGACGTAGAGATTGGAATTTTTGGCGGTACTGGAATTTATGATTCAGGATTACTTGAAGATGCAAAAGAAGTAGATATCGATACGCCATATGGAAAACCATCAGATACGATCACAGTTGGAACATTCAAAGGAAGAAAAATTGCTTTTCTCCCCAGACATGGGAAAAAACACACCATTCCCCCACACATGATTAATTTTAAAGCAAACATTTGGGCATTCAAGGAACTTGGAGTTACAAGAATTATTGCACCATCAGCAGTAGGCAGCCTAAAAGAAGCATTAGAGCCAGGACATTTTGTATTGCCTTCACAGTTTCTAGACTTTACAAAATCAAGAGACGGTTCATTTTCTGAAGACGGCAAAGTAATTCACATTTCAGTAGCAGACCCATTCTGTCCAGAATTACAATCATCAATTGTTGAAGTCACAGACAATCAAAATATGCACATACACAAAGATTGTACTTATGTCTGCATTGAAGGTCCAAGATTCTCTACAAAAGCAGAATCAAAATTCTACAGAACAACGGGTGCAGATATCATTGGCATGACACTAGTTCCTGAATGTCAACTAGCAAGAGAGGCACAAATTTGTTATGCATCAATCTCAACTGTAACTGATTATGATGTTTGGGCAGAAAAACCAGTTACTGCAAAAGAAGTTTTAGAAACACTTTCAAAAAATGTTGAAGGTACAAAGAAAATACTAACAGAATTAATTGAAAAAATTCCTAAAACTAGAAGTTGTACTTGTGCTAAAGCATTAGAAGAAGCAGAGTTCTAG
- a CDS encoding adenine phosphoribosyltransferase: MNLRDKIAEYPNFPKKGILFRDFSPILKDPSAMESIADEFSKYFHPKNIDIFAGIESRGFILACILATRYNKGMMMIRKAGKLPGKTTKISYTIEYGKDTIEIQKDILEEGQRVLICDDLLATGGTAKASAKLIEKVGGKIVGFAFIIELTDLNGMKGISNYDCKSLVKY, from the coding sequence ATGAACCTAAGAGACAAAATAGCAGAATATCCAAATTTTCCTAAAAAAGGGATTTTATTTAGAGACTTTAGCCCAATTTTAAAAGATCCATCAGCAATGGAATCAATTGCAGATGAATTCTCAAAGTATTTTCATCCAAAAAATATCGACATTTTTGCAGGAATAGAATCTAGAGGATTCATTCTAGCATGTATACTTGCAACAAGATATAACAAAGGCATGATGATGATTAGAAAGGCAGGAAAATTACCTGGAAAGACCACAAAAATCTCATACACAATAGAATATGGTAAAGACACCATAGAGATTCAAAAGGACATCCTTGAGGAAGGACAAAGAGTGCTCATTTGTGATGACTTGTTAGCTACAGGAGGAACTGCCAAAGCATCTGCAAAACTAATTGAAAAAGTAGGAGGAAAAATTGTTGGTTTTGCATTTATCATAGAACTAACAGACCTTAACGGAATGAAAGGAATTAGCAATTATGATTGTAAATCACTGGTGAAATACTAA
- a CDS encoding biofilm-associated protein, which yields MNKSSMRGIFLSIALLFSITLIAIPNNVYGEEISANSIGLEETTIIEFTNELDKEINTFRIWLGADFNFKSFKTEKGWVGEKTPQGVIIFTTSEPIKKGESVKFGVKTDNKNPGINWKAIDTRSEQQGMGKVLPKELPKVVENTEITPTKKPEGAGILSESVFRIIPEKPNAGSSIRVTGDNFGASHEFDFYIDNSKIGSFVTDENGHFMTTMKIPQNQNADRVDFKVKDSEGEEKKISLRIGEVDNRIPETDNIKLTIKGISNVIYRGDFLEISGTGKPNSAVTAEIKNPDGDIINSRTAEVDAKGNWRLAEPIIIPLDTPFGKYSATITDGRENILKSWTVESDKKIIITPSKLKFEPGEVMKFNGTALPNKSIELILEDPLGKELFSDIMQLDESGFVKFEYTTEQSSPKGTYTLIATQEKDTEFIFAGLGQLPTIPVNLEFDELNYSAGDTAIISFTGKPSEIVSLLIIDPSDKPKGESISITLGGDGTAEYQLDLSGYASGVYSAVVSKGSAQNSEVFTVGLQTGSGEIQINTTKLDYRPGDSILILGDTAKNVLLTITLTDPDGNIIKERETFSDKNGKVSESSFRIPSDGKGGMWTISAKSGANFDIIEIEVIATVTEGIQITVEEGAEIPGYGKTLQIKVVGVSQTVTLDIVTEDGQVIESLSFQASSQGEINQPWIIPKDTEPGTYTIKVSDAFTSGETTFEIN from the coding sequence ATGAATAAATCCTCTATGAGAGGAATTTTCCTTTCAATTGCATTACTATTTTCAATTACATTAATTGCAATTCCAAATAATGTATACGGTGAAGAAATTAGTGCCAACAGTATAGGTCTGGAAGAAACAACAATCATAGAATTTACAAATGAACTAGATAAAGAAATCAATACTTTTAGAATTTGGCTTGGTGCAGACTTTAATTTCAAATCTTTTAAAACTGAAAAAGGGTGGGTAGGTGAAAAAACCCCACAAGGAGTCATTATTTTTACAACTTCAGAACCAATCAAAAAAGGTGAATCGGTAAAATTTGGTGTTAAAACAGATAACAAGAATCCAGGAATAAACTGGAAAGCGATAGATACAAGAAGTGAGCAACAAGGTATGGGTAAAGTACTACCAAAAGAATTACCCAAAGTAGTAGAAAATACAGAAATCACACCAACAAAGAAACCTGAAGGGGCAGGAATTCTTTCTGAATCAGTCTTTAGAATTATTCCAGAAAAACCCAATGCAGGTTCATCGATTAGAGTAACAGGAGATAATTTTGGTGCATCACATGAATTTGACTTTTACATAGATAATTCAAAAATTGGTAGTTTTGTAACAGATGAGAACGGTCATTTCATGACAACAATGAAAATTCCTCAAAACCAAAATGCAGATAGAGTAGATTTTAAAGTCAAAGATAGTGAAGGAGAAGAAAAAAAGATCAGTCTAAGAATTGGAGAAGTGGACAATAGAATTCCAGAAACAGATAACATCAAACTCACAATCAAAGGAATATCAAATGTGATTTATAGAGGAGACTTTTTGGAGATTTCAGGTACCGGAAAACCTAACAGCGCAGTTACTGCAGAAATAAAAAATCCAGATGGAGATATAATTAATTCAAGAACAGCTGAAGTTGATGCCAAAGGAAACTGGAGATTAGCAGAGCCAATAATCATTCCATTAGACACACCATTTGGAAAATATAGTGCAACAATTACAGATGGACGAGAAAATATCCTAAAATCATGGACTGTGGAATCAGATAAGAAAATAATCATCACACCATCAAAATTAAAATTTGAACCAGGAGAAGTAATGAAATTCAATGGAACTGCTTTACCTAACAAATCAATCGAACTTATTTTAGAAGATCCTTTAGGAAAAGAACTATTTTCAGATATCATGCAGTTAGATGAATCAGGATTTGTAAAATTTGAATATACCACCGAACAATCATCACCTAAAGGAACTTACACATTAATTGCAACGCAAGAAAAAGATACAGAGTTCATATTTGCGGGATTAGGCCAACTGCCTACAATTCCAGTCAACTTAGAATTTGATGAACTTAATTACAGTGCTGGAGATACTGCAATAATTTCGTTTACAGGAAAACCTTCTGAGATTGTTAGTTTGTTAATCATAGATCCATCAGATAAACCAAAAGGTGAATCCATTTCAATTACTTTAGGAGGAGATGGAACCGCAGAATATCAACTTGATTTGTCAGGATATGCATCAGGTGTGTATTCAGCAGTAGTTAGTAAAGGAAGTGCACAAAATTCAGAAGTTTTCACCGTAGGATTACAAACAGGTTCAGGAGAAATTCAAATTAACACTACAAAATTAGATTACAGACCAGGTGATTCTATTCTTATTTTAGGAGACACTGCAAAGAATGTCTTACTAACCATAACTTTGACAGACCCTGATGGAAACATAATAAAAGAAAGAGAGACATTTTCAGACAAAAATGGAAAAGTTTCCGAGAGTTCATTTAGAATTCCATCAGATGGAAAAGGTGGAATGTGGACAATTAGTGCAAAGAGTGGAGCAAACTTTGACATAATAGAAATAGAAGTAATAGCCACAGTAACAGAAGGAATTCAAATAACTGTTGAAGAAGGAGCAGAAATTCCAGGATACGGAAAAACACTTCAAATCAAAGTAGTAGGAGTTAGTCAAACGGTTACACTTGATATTGTGACAGAAGATGGTCAAGTCATAGAGTCATTATCATTCCAAGCATCATCTCAAGGGGAAATAAACCAACCATGGATAATTCCTAAAGATACAGAACCTGGAACATATACAATCAAAGTATCTGATGCATTTACATCAGGTGAAACCACTTTTGAGATAAATTAA